The following coding sequences are from one Panicum hallii strain FIL2 chromosome 5, PHallii_v3.1, whole genome shotgun sequence window:
- the LOC112895683 gene encoding 50S ribosomal protein L13, chloroplastic, with amino-acid sequence MATAVAASAFLSSSFAPRHHHRRLARPVTRRAAPAGLAVRCEQSDKQKRQPLAALVPREQRFMFEGDELCGPDIWNTTWYPKAADHVTTEKTWYVVDASDKILGRLASTIAVHIRGKNEPTYTPSVDMGAFVIVVNAEKVAVSGKKRSQKLYRRHSGRPGGMKEETFDQLQKRIPERIIEHAVRGMLPKGRLGRRLFTHLKVYKGAEHPHVAQKPVPLPIRDKRIQKTD; translated from the exons ATGGCCACGGCCGTCGCCGCATCCGcgttcctctcctcctccttcgccccacgccaccaccaccgccgcctggCCAGGCCCGtgacgcgccgcgccgccccggcggGACTGGCCGTGCGGTGCGAGCAGAGCGACAAGCAGAAGAGGCAGCCGCTCGCCGCGCTCGTGCCCCGCGAGCAGCGTTTCATGTTCGAGGGCGACGAGCTCTGCGGCCCC GACATATGGAATACAACATGGTATCCTAAGGCTGCAGATCATGTAACCACGGAGAAGACTTGGTATGTTGTTGATGCATCAGATAAGATTCTAGGCAGGCTAGCATCCACCATTGCAGTACATATCAGGGGAAAGAATGAACCCACGTACACTCCCAGTGTGGACATGGGTGCTTTTGTTATTGTG GTCAATGCAGAGAAGGTTGCTGTTTCTGGTAAAAAGCGGTCGCAGAAGCTCTATAGGAGGCACTCTGGACGGCCTGGAGGGATGAAAGAAGAAACTTTTGACCAACTTCAGAAAAGGATTCCAGAGAGAATCATCGAACATGCAGTGCGAGGCATGCTTCCCAAGGGCAGG CTGGGAAGAAGACTATTTACCCACCTCAAGGTTTACAAAGGGGCAGAACACCCACACGTGGCTCAGAAACCTGTCCCGCTGCCTATCAGGGATAAAAGAATACAAAAGACTGATTAG
- the LOC112894975 gene encoding oil body-associated protein 2A, giving the protein MASSDDKPVPTPASAGGGGAPPGQPTTMASKVLDMGAAAMQSLQPVKQAKQHACTFALYAHDPKRQLETHHYVSRLNQDFLQCAVYDSDAADARLIGVEYIVSRKVFDTLPAEEQRLWHSHAHEIRAGLWASPRVPGMLEKPELDHLAATLGKFWCTWQVDRGDRLPLGAPALMVSPQADPAATVRPGLVRKRDDRYGFSTEELRAGRGDVEAPAEEHPGQADYWLRHRKGFAVDVVPHEMKRHAPFP; this is encoded by the exons ATGGCGTCCAGCGACGACAAGCCAGTGCCGACCCCGGcctcggcgggcggcggcggcgcgccccCGGGGCAGCCGACGACGATGGCGTCGAAGGTGCTGGACATGGGCGCGGCGGCGATGCAGTCGCTGCAGCCCGTGAAGCAGGCGAAGCAGCACGCGTGCACGTTCGCGCTGTACGCGCACGACCCCAAGCGGCAGCTGGAGACGCACCACTACGTCTCCCGCCTCAACCAGGACTTCCTCCAGTGCGCCGTCTACGACTCCGACGCCGCCGACGCCCGCCTCATCG GCGTGGAGTACATCGTGTCGAGGAAGGTGTTCGACACGCTGCCGGCGGAGGAGCAGCGGCTGTGGCACTCGCACGCGCACGAGATCAGGGCGGGGCTGTGGGCGAGCCCGCGGGTGCCGGGAATGCTGGAGAAGCCGGAGCTGGACCACCTGGCCGCCACGCTCGGCAAGTTCTGGTGCACCTGGCAGGTGGACCGTGGCGACCGCCTCCCGCTGGGCGCCCCCGCGCTCATGGTCTCGCCGCAGGCCGATCCCGCCGCCACCGTGCGCCCCGGCCTGGTGCGGAAGCGCGACGACAGGTACGGCTTCTCCACGGAGGAGCTCCGCGCGGGCCGGGGCGACGTCGAGGCGCCCGCCGAGGAGCACCCGGGGCAGGCGGACTACTGGCTCCGCCACCGCAAGGGGTTCGCCGTCGACGTGGTGCCGCACGAGATGAAGCGACACGCGCCGTTCCCGTGA
- the LOC112894976 gene encoding protein NRT1/ PTR FAMILY 4.5-like produces the protein MEHEEMSKVSEAKIKTDSISMDQSKVSEANNGGVDHSMVETRVVGGNTYEVIEGKVDWRGRPALRGRHGGVGNSFFILANFGLENMASLSLAVNLILYFMFVMHIDLAEASNLLTNYMGTSYMVAVLISVFADVFVGRYMTVIISSLIELVGLLLLMLQARSDRLKPPSCRYPVDPTCQRVHGGNEVHLYLALYLIAIGSAGIKAALPAHCADQFDEKHPEEKLQMSSCFNWLLLSLCTGGAISVTVFVYIQQYKGWDRGFAAAAGVMGLAVIVFIAGMPRYRLATVQGSSALTEIFQVYVAAFRNRNLPLPENPDELYEISRSKASPDTEFVAHRDKPFRFLDRAAIVQTPKDAAPNPWRQCRVTQVEHAKTVLAMVPIFCSAIIMGTCLAQLQTFSIGQGNTMDNWLGKHFQMPVASLPIIPLAMLILAVPIYERLFVPFARRLTGLPTGITYLQRVGVGLVLSIVSMAIAAAVEVRRKKVVARHGMVDMIPGHDYLPMSCFWLAPQFGVFGIADMFTYVGLMEFFYSQAPRALKSMSSSFLWCSLSFGYFMSTIIVQAVNAATKGATASGGWLASKNINRDRLDLFFWLLAVLSTLNFFNYLFWASWYKYKPAVPQPEQQQQQQQQQQEV, from the exons ATG GAACACGAGGAGATGAGCAAAGTATCTGAAGCCAAGATCAAAACAGACTCCATCTCCATG GACCAAAGCAAAGTATCCGAGGCCAATAACGGCGGAGTAGATCACTCCATG GTGGAAACACGTGTAGTTGGAGGAAATACATATGAAGTCATTGAAGGGAAGGTTGATTGGAGGGGAAGACCTGCATTGCGAGGGCGTCATGGCGGTGTTGGCAATTCATTCTTCATTCTTG CGAATTTCGGGCTTGAGAACATGGCCTCGTTGTCTCTGGCCGTGAACCTCATCCTGTACTTCATGTTCGTCATGCACATCGACCTTGCCGAAGCCTCCAACCTGCTGACCAACTACATGGGCACCAGCTACATGGTCGCCGTGCTCATCTCCGTCTTCGCGGACGTCTTCGTCGGCAGATACATGACCGTGATcatatcatctctgatcgagctCGTG GGGCTCCTGCTGCTGATGCTGCAGGCGCGCTCCGACCGGCTGAAGCCGCCCTCCTGCCGCTACCCCGTAGACCCGACGTGCCAGCGGGTGCACGGCGGCAACGAGGTGCACCTCTACCTGGCGCTGTACCTCATCGCCATCGGCTCGGCGGGCATCAAGGCGGCCCTGCCGGCGCACTGCGCCGACCAGTTCGACGAGAAGCACCCCGAGGAGAAGCTGCAGATGTCCAGCTGCTTCAACTGGCTGCTGCTTAGCCTCTGCACCGGCGGCGCCATCAGCGTCACGGTGTTCGTGTATATCCAGCAATACAAGGGCTGGGACAGGgggttcgccgccgccgcgggcgtgATGGGCCTCGCCGTCATCGTCTTCATCGCCGGCATGCCGAGGTACCGCCTCGCCACCGTGCAAGGCAGCAGTGCGCTGACGGAGATCTTCCAG GTGTACGTCGCTGCATTCAGGAACAGGAACCTGCCGCTCCCTGAGAACCCCGACGAGCTGTACGAGATCAGCAGGAGCAAAGCTTCCCCGGACACGGAGTTTGTGGCGCACAGGGACAAGCCGTTCAG GTTCCTGGACAGGGCGGCCATCGTTCAGACACCGAAGGATGCGGCGCCGAACCCGTGGCGGCAGTGCCGGGTGACGCAGGTGGAGCACGCCAAGACGGTGCTGGCCATGGTGCCCATCTTCTGCAGCGCCATCATCATGGGCACCTGCCTGGCGCAGCTGCAGACCTTCTCCATCGGGCAGGGCAACACAATGGACAACTGGCTCGGCAAGCATTTCCAAATGCCGGTGGCGTCGCTGCCCATCATCCCGCTCGCCATGCTCATCCTCGCCGTGCCCATCTACGAGCGGCTCTTCGTGCCCTTCGCGCGCCGCCTGACGGGCCTCCCCACCGGCATCACCTACCTCCAGCGCGTGGGCGTCGGCCTCGTGCTCTCCATCGTCTCCATGGCCATCGCGGCCGCCGTGGAGGTGCGGCGCAAGAAGGTGGTCGCGAGGCACGGCATGGTGGACATGATCCCCGGGCACGACTACCTGCCCATGTCCTGCTTCTGGCTGGCGCCGCAGTTCGGCGTGTTCGGCATCGCCGACATGTTCACCTACGTCGGCCTCATGGAGTTCTTCTACTCGCAGGCGCCCCGGGCGCTCAAGTCCATGTCGTCGTCGTTCCTGTGGTGCTCCCTGTCCTTCGGCTACTTCATGAGCACCATCATCGTGCAGGCCGTCAACGCGGCCACCAAGGGCGCCACGGCCAGCGGCGGGTGGCTCGCCAGCAAGAACATCAACCGCGACCGCCTCGACCTCTTCTTCTGGCTACTCGCCGTGCTCAGCACCCTCAACTTCTTCAACTACCTCTTCTGGGCCAGCTGGTACAAGTACAAGCCCGCGGTCCCAcaacccgagcagcagcagcagcagcagcagcagcagcaagaagTGTAA
- the LOC112893720 gene encoding MACPF domain-containing protein CAD1, translated as MSLAGSALEAAVQAVGRGLDAAGDHRLLYCKGAGRLVALDEDRARDIPLRSGGVLSSVPRDVAVEQWSSDPLRIRPPVPHGVPPAALDEPFVCSFQQMAEYFNRKSGLLETVPLGSFNSLFSFTGSWKNDAAATKALAIDGYSLPLFRAIIKSDELTLLESVKRAIPNVWDPSALASFIENYGTHIITSVTVGGKDEVYIKQHSSSQLSELEFKNYVREIGRERFSEVENKSNATPINYSEKDMTVIFRRRGGCDLVQSFSDWKGTVASAPDVIAMTFLSIVSLVDDIPGKKHLARAVELYLTYKPPIEELQYFLDFQVPLVWAPAPPGIAGHHRKEPVCPSLQFSLMGPKLFISTEQISVGRRPVVGLKLLLEGAKQNRLAIHLQHLGSLPKIFLPHWDSHITIGPPKWQGPEEQDSRWFETIKWKNFAHVSTAPIEYTETNITDLSGVYIVTGAQLGVWDFGAKSVLHLKLLFSRVPGCTIRRSVWDHNPSSSSTQRTDESSSSSSDNAKLVKIVDMTETLKGPQDAPGHWLVTGAKLGVEKGRIVVRAKYSLLNY; from the exons ATGAGCCTCGCGGGCTCCGCCCTGGAGGCGGCGGTGCAGGCGGTGGGGCGCGGCCTCGACGCCGCTGGCGACCACCGCCTGCTCTACTGCAAGGGCGCCGGGAGGCTCGTGGCGCTCGACGAGGACCGCGCACGGGACATCCCCCTTAGAAGCGGCGGCGTCCTCTCCAGCGTGCCCCGCGACGTCGCGGTCGAGCAGTGGTCCAGCGACCCCCTGCGAATCCGGCCGCCCGTCCCCCACGGCGTGCCCCCCGCAGCCCTGGACGAGCCCTTCGTTTGCAGCTTCCAGCAG ATGGCTGAGTATTTCAACAGGAAGTCAGGCTTGTTGGAGACTGTACCGCTGGGTTCCTTCAACTCACTGTTCAGCTTCACCGGTTCATGGAAGAATGATGCTGCGGCTACGAAGGCCCTTGCGATTGATGGCTATTCTCTGCCACTGTTTCGAGCGATAATTAAGAGTGACGAACTGACTCTGCTTGAGAGCGTTAAGCGCGCGATTCCAAATGTTTGGGATCCATCAGCATTGGCTAG CTTTATTGAGAATTACGGAACACATATTATTACCTCTGTTACGGTTGGTGGTAAGGATGAGGTATACATTAAGCAGCATTCATCGTCCCAGTTGTCAGAGCTGGAATTCAAAAATTATGTGAGGGAAATTGGGAGGGAAAGATTCTCAGAAGTGGAAAATAAGTCAAATGCAACTCCCATCAATTACAGCGAGAAG GATATGACCGTAATATTCAGAAGGAGGGGTGGTTGTGATCTTGTTCAAAGTTTCAGTGATTGGAAAGGAACTGTTGCCTCAGCACCAGATGTCATAGCCATGACCTTTCTCTCAATTGTCTCTCTTGTTGATGATATACCAGGGAAAAAGCACCTTGCTCGTGCAGTTGAGCTATACTTGACAT ACAAACCTCCAATTGAAGAATTGCAGTACTTCTTAGATTTTCAAGTCCCACTAGTTTGGGCTCCAGCTCCACCAGGTATTGCTGGTCACCATAGGAAGGAACCTGTCTGCCCATCGCTTCAGTTTAGCTTGATGGGCCCAAAGCTCTTCATTAGCACAGAACAG ATATCTGTTGGGCGTCGACCGGTTGTTGGCCTCAAACTGCTCTTGGAAGGAGCAAAACAGAACCGTCTGGCTATTCATTTGCAGCACCTTGGCTCATTACCGAAAATATTCCTACCTCACTGGGATTCCCATATTACCATTGGACCTCCGAAATGGCAAGGCCCTGAAGAGCAGGACAGCCGATGGTTTGAGACAATCAAATGGAAGAACTTCGCTCATGTCAGCACGGCGCCCATAGAGTACACTGAAACAAATATTACAGATCTATCTGGTGTTTATATTGTTACAGGAGCACAGTTGGGAGTGTGGGATTTTGGTGCAAAGAGCGTTCTCCACCTTAAACTCTTGTTCTCCCGAGTTCCTGGGTGCACAATTAGAAGATCAGTGTGGGACCACAACCCATCAAGTTCTTCGACTCAGAGAACAGATGAATCTTCATCATCCTCTAGTGATAATGCTAAACTTGTGAAGATCGTTGACATGACCGAGACATTGAAAGGCCCACAAGATGCGCCTGGCCACTGGCTGGTCACAGGAGCTAAGCTGGGTGTCGAGAAGGGCAGGATTGTTGTGCGCGCGAAATACTCCTTATTGAATTATTAA
- the LOC112893978 gene encoding protein HEADING DATE 3A-like, with the protein MSAVEPLVLAHVIRDVLDSFTPTASMRITYNNRLLLAGAELKPSAVVNKPRVDVGGTDLRVFYTLVLVDPDAPSPSNPSLREYLHWMVIDIPGTTGASFGQELMFYERPEPRSGIHRMVFVLFRQLGRGTVFAPDMRHNFNCKNFARQYHLDTVAATYFNCQREAGSGGRRFRPESS; encoded by the exons ATGTCGGCTGTGGAACCCTTGGTTTTGGCCCATGTGATACGCGATGTGTTGGATTCATTTACACCAACTGCTTCCATGAGGATCACCTACAACAATAGGCTACTTCTAGCAGGTGCTGAGCTGAAACCATCTGCAGTTGTGAATAAGCCAAGAGTTGATGTTGGGGGCACTGACCTCAGGGTTTTCTACACACTG GTACTGGTGGATCCAGATGCCCCAAGCCCAAGCAATCCATCACTGAGGGAGTACTTACACTG GATGGTGATTGATATCCCTGGAACAACTGGAGCAAGCTTTG GTCAGGAGCTCATGTTCTACGAAAGGCCGGAGCCAAGATCTGGTATACACCGCATGGTGTTTGTGCTGTTCCGACAACTCGGTAGGGGCACAGTTTTTGCACCAGACATGCGACATAACTTCAACTGCAAGAACTTCGCTCGTCAATACCACCTAGACACTGTGGCTGCCACGTATTTCAACTGTCAAAGGGAAGCAGGATCTGGGGGGAGAAGGTTCAGGCCGGAAAGTTCTTAA